The proteins below come from a single Tachypleus tridentatus isolate NWPU-2018 chromosome 13, ASM421037v1, whole genome shotgun sequence genomic window:
- the LOC143239438 gene encoding uncharacterized protein LOC143239438, whose protein sequence is MARRNLPVLSFYKTMLLLSRIICVFKGANPVKIVGLDVPRWVPNGTNHVILDCEYRYTENDLRLVVKWFFNDDSEPVYQWIPQLEKRHVAEFLHGRLNLNYTANSGDRYSRYRALYILNPSIEMSGKYTCHVASLAGQDSRHEEMLVFVPATTFNFNFTKCSASEVSFLCDARGLYPRPLISVTIQPLDYKNQKTYKKIHSRVNKSGATYDASITGILSTAGLARHQPPLLECKVEIPGTHYKISKQISYFPSLHDTNKGDPGLCFTIFFPIIFAWLTSLRYLVAV, encoded by the exons ATGGCAAGGCGAAATCTAccagttttatctttttataaaacaatgctTTTGCTCTCACGGATTATTTGTGTTTTCAAAG GTGCTAACCCAGTAAAAATCGTTGGTCTTGACGTTCCACGCTGGGTTCCTAATGGAACAAATCATGTGATCTTGGATTGTGAATACCGGTACACTGAGAATGATCTGCGACTGGTAGTAAAGTGGTTTTTTAATGACGACTCTGAGCCAGTCTATCAGTGGATACCGCAACTGGAGAAGAGACATGTTGCTGAATTCCTGCACGGAAGGTTGAACCTAAACTACACTGCTAATTCTGGTGATAGATATTCTCGATACCGAGCCCTGTACATTTTGAACCCTTCGATTGAAATGTCTGGAAAATATACATGTCACGTGGCGTCGTTAGCGGGACAGGACTCTAGACATGAAGAAATGCTAGTTTTCG TTCCGGCTACAAcgtttaatttcaattttacaaaatgttctgCCTCGGAAGTAAGTTTCCTTTGCGACGCCAGAGGGCTATATCCTCGTCCTCTCATATCTGTGACAATTCAGCCATTGGACTACAAGAACCAGAAAACATATAAGAAAATTCACAGTCGAGTGAACAAAAGTGGTGCCACCTATGATGCTTCAATAACTGGAATATTATCTACTGCTGGTCTGGCTCGACACCAGCCTCCTCTACTTGAGTGTAAAGTCGAAATACCTGGAACTCATTACAAAATATCCAAACAGATTAGTTATTTTCCAA GTCTGCACGATACAAATAAAG GTGATCCTGGTCTTTGTTTCACGATCTTTTTCCCCATTATCTTTGCATGGCTAACCAGTCTACGATACCTTGTTGCTGTTTGA